Proteins found in one Arachis stenosperma cultivar V10309 chromosome 8, arast.V10309.gnm1.PFL2, whole genome shotgun sequence genomic segment:
- the LOC130943527 gene encoding pentatricopeptide repeat-containing protein At5g40410, mitochondrial isoform X2, whose product MNVVPRENRGSHVSVCTSTKASIVQTSTPASLAFLYFPLVIHARVIKSLDFRDGFIGDQLVSSYLNMGLIHDAEKLFDEMANKDFVSWNSLVSGFSKMGHLGRCISLFSMIKSEYGLELNELTLLSVISVCASAQARDEGQYLHCCALKLGMLTEVKVANSLINMYGKFGCVVCAFRLFQAMSEPNMISWNSVVASCTQNGIPIEAINYFNMMRMNGFFPDEATMVSLLQACEILPLGMLIEALHSVIFTCGLDSNVTIVTTLLNLYSKLGRLDASKKVYAEISKPDKVAWSAMIAGYAIHGCGKEAIEFFERTVMAGMKPDHVTFTHLLSACSHSGLVKEGKYYFRIMSDVYGVQPRLDHYSCMVDLLGRCGLLSDARNLIMHMPLQPNSAVWGALLSACRVYGNIDLGKEAAENLIALDPYDPRNYIMLSNIYSASGLWSEASKLRTLMKRNVLTKNPGCSFIEHGSKIHRFMVDDYSHPDSDKIHKKLEELIRKIQEVGFVSETESILHDVDEEVKINMVNKHSEKIALAYGLLVTNADKPLVIIKNLRICRDCHTTVKFVSQIEKRVIIIRDSKRFHHFSDGLCSCGDYW is encoded by the exons ATGAATGTGGTTCCACGCGAAAATCGTGGCTCGCATGTTTCTGTCTGCACATCAACCAAAGCCTCTATTGTTCAAACTAGCACTCCTGCCTCACTTGCATTCCTTTACTTCCCGCT GGTCATCCATGCCCGTGTAATCAAATCGCTGGATTTCAGAGATGGGTTTATCGGTGATCAACTGGTATCAAGTTACCTCAACATGGGCTTGATCCATGACGCAGAGAAGCTGTTCGACGAAATGGCCAACAAGGATTTTGTGTCGTGGAACTCCTTAGTTTCTGGGTTTTCGAAAATGGGCCACCTTGGCAGGTGCATCAGTTTGTTTTCTATGATAAAATCTGAGTATGGATTGGAATTGAATGAGCTTACACTACTATCTGTTATCTCGGTTTGTGCTTCTGCTCAGGCTAGGGATGAAGGTCAGTATCTTCATTGTTGTGCATTGAAGTTGGGTATGCTTACTGAGGTGAAGGTTGCTAATTCTCTTATTAATATGTATGGAAAGTTTGGTTGCGTTGTCTGTGCTTTCAGGCTGTTTCAGGCTATGTCAGAGCCAAATATGATATCGTGGAATTCGGTGGTTGCTTCCTGCACCCAAAATGGAATCCCCATTGAAGctattaactattttaatatGATGAGGATGAATGGATTTTTTCCTGATGAGGCCACAATGGTGAGTTTGCTTCAAGCCTGTGAAATTTTGCCTTTAGGAATGTTGATAGAGGCCTTACACAGTGTAATCTTCACCTGCGGGCTTGATTCAAATGTGACAATTGTTACCACACTTTTGAACTTGTATTCAAAGTTAGGGAGATTGGACGCTTCTAAAAAGGTCTATGCTGAGATATCTAAACCTGATAAAGTGGCATGGTCTGCAATGATTGCAGGCTATGCCATCCATGGGTGTGGGAAAGAGGCAATAGAGTTCTTTGAAAGGACTGTAATGGCAGGTATGAAGCCTGATCATGTTACTTTTACTCATTTGTTAAGTGCTTGTAGCCATTCAGGGCTTGTCAAGGAAGGAAAATACTATTTCCGAATTATGTCTGATGTTTATGGGGTTCAACCCCGATTGGATCACTATTCATGTATGGTTGATCTTCTTGGGCGCTGTGGTCTTCTTAGTGATGCTCGTAACCTGATTATGCACATGCCATTACAACCAAATTCTGCAGTCTGGGGTGCCCTTCTCAGTGCTTGTCGTGTTTATGGTAACATTGATCTTGGGAAGGAAGCTGCAGAGAATTTGATTGCCTTAGATCCGTATGACCCTAGAAACTATATTATGCTTTCCAACATATATTCTGCTTCAGGCCTATGGAGTGAAGCGTCAAAACTGAGGACCTTGATGAAGAGAAATGTTCTAACTAAAAACCCTGGATGCAGCTTTATCGAGCATGGGAGTAAAATCCACCGGTTTATGGTGGATGACTATTCTCACCCTGATTCAGACAAAATACATAAGAAGCTTGAAGAACTTATAAGAAAAATTCAGGAGGTTGGCTTTGTGTCTGAAACTGAATCCATTCTCCATGATGTTGATGAGGAGGTCAAAATAAATATGGTCAACAAGCACAGTGAGAAGATAGCTCTTGCATATGGACTTTTGGTTACTAACGCTGATAAGCCACTAGTTATAATAAAGAACCTTAGAATTTGCCGTGATTGTCATACCACCGTGAAATTTGTCTCTCAGATTGAGAAGCGTGTTATCATTATTCGAGATTCAAAGCGATTTCATCACTTTTCAGATGGATTATGTTCTTGTGGTGATTACTGGTAG
- the LOC130943527 gene encoding pentatricopeptide repeat-containing protein At5g40410, mitochondrial isoform X1, translating into MWFHAKIVARMFLSAHQPKPLLFKLALLPHLHSFTSRCYFLSQASLPCRSISSYRDPLVTFLLDALKCSSSVSCCRVIHARVIKSLDFRDGFIGDQLVSSYLNMGLIHDAEKLFDEMANKDFVSWNSLVSGFSKMGHLGRCISLFSMIKSEYGLELNELTLLSVISVCASAQARDEGQYLHCCALKLGMLTEVKVANSLINMYGKFGCVVCAFRLFQAMSEPNMISWNSVVASCTQNGIPIEAINYFNMMRMNGFFPDEATMVSLLQACEILPLGMLIEALHSVIFTCGLDSNVTIVTTLLNLYSKLGRLDASKKVYAEISKPDKVAWSAMIAGYAIHGCGKEAIEFFERTVMAGMKPDHVTFTHLLSACSHSGLVKEGKYYFRIMSDVYGVQPRLDHYSCMVDLLGRCGLLSDARNLIMHMPLQPNSAVWGALLSACRVYGNIDLGKEAAENLIALDPYDPRNYIMLSNIYSASGLWSEASKLRTLMKRNVLTKNPGCSFIEHGSKIHRFMVDDYSHPDSDKIHKKLEELIRKIQEVGFVSETESILHDVDEEVKINMVNKHSEKIALAYGLLVTNADKPLVIIKNLRICRDCHTTVKFVSQIEKRVIIIRDSKRFHHFSDGLCSCGDYW; encoded by the coding sequence ATGTGGTTCCACGCGAAAATCGTGGCTCGCATGTTTCTGTCTGCACATCAACCAAAGCCTCTATTGTTCAAACTAGCACTCCTGCCTCACTTGCATTCCTTTACTTCCCGCTGTTACTTCCTCTCCCAAGCCTCTTTACCATGCCGTTCCATTTCTTCATATCGAGACCCTCTTGTTACTTTCTTACTCGATGCTCTGAAATGTTCATCCTCTGTCTCTTGCTGCAGGGTCATCCATGCCCGTGTAATCAAATCGCTGGATTTCAGAGATGGGTTTATCGGTGATCAACTGGTATCAAGTTACCTCAACATGGGCTTGATCCATGACGCAGAGAAGCTGTTCGACGAAATGGCCAACAAGGATTTTGTGTCGTGGAACTCCTTAGTTTCTGGGTTTTCGAAAATGGGCCACCTTGGCAGGTGCATCAGTTTGTTTTCTATGATAAAATCTGAGTATGGATTGGAATTGAATGAGCTTACACTACTATCTGTTATCTCGGTTTGTGCTTCTGCTCAGGCTAGGGATGAAGGTCAGTATCTTCATTGTTGTGCATTGAAGTTGGGTATGCTTACTGAGGTGAAGGTTGCTAATTCTCTTATTAATATGTATGGAAAGTTTGGTTGCGTTGTCTGTGCTTTCAGGCTGTTTCAGGCTATGTCAGAGCCAAATATGATATCGTGGAATTCGGTGGTTGCTTCCTGCACCCAAAATGGAATCCCCATTGAAGctattaactattttaatatGATGAGGATGAATGGATTTTTTCCTGATGAGGCCACAATGGTGAGTTTGCTTCAAGCCTGTGAAATTTTGCCTTTAGGAATGTTGATAGAGGCCTTACACAGTGTAATCTTCACCTGCGGGCTTGATTCAAATGTGACAATTGTTACCACACTTTTGAACTTGTATTCAAAGTTAGGGAGATTGGACGCTTCTAAAAAGGTCTATGCTGAGATATCTAAACCTGATAAAGTGGCATGGTCTGCAATGATTGCAGGCTATGCCATCCATGGGTGTGGGAAAGAGGCAATAGAGTTCTTTGAAAGGACTGTAATGGCAGGTATGAAGCCTGATCATGTTACTTTTACTCATTTGTTAAGTGCTTGTAGCCATTCAGGGCTTGTCAAGGAAGGAAAATACTATTTCCGAATTATGTCTGATGTTTATGGGGTTCAACCCCGATTGGATCACTATTCATGTATGGTTGATCTTCTTGGGCGCTGTGGTCTTCTTAGTGATGCTCGTAACCTGATTATGCACATGCCATTACAACCAAATTCTGCAGTCTGGGGTGCCCTTCTCAGTGCTTGTCGTGTTTATGGTAACATTGATCTTGGGAAGGAAGCTGCAGAGAATTTGATTGCCTTAGATCCGTATGACCCTAGAAACTATATTATGCTTTCCAACATATATTCTGCTTCAGGCCTATGGAGTGAAGCGTCAAAACTGAGGACCTTGATGAAGAGAAATGTTCTAACTAAAAACCCTGGATGCAGCTTTATCGAGCATGGGAGTAAAATCCACCGGTTTATGGTGGATGACTATTCTCACCCTGATTCAGACAAAATACATAAGAAGCTTGAAGAACTTATAAGAAAAATTCAGGAGGTTGGCTTTGTGTCTGAAACTGAATCCATTCTCCATGATGTTGATGAGGAGGTCAAAATAAATATGGTCAACAAGCACAGTGAGAAGATAGCTCTTGCATATGGACTTTTGGTTACTAACGCTGATAAGCCACTAGTTATAATAAAGAACCTTAGAATTTGCCGTGATTGTCATACCACCGTGAAATTTGTCTCTCAGATTGAGAAGCGTGTTATCATTATTCGAGATTCAAAGCGATTTCATCACTTTTCAGATGGATTATGTTCTTGTGGTGATTACTGGTAG